One Astatotilapia calliptera chromosome 1, fAstCal1.2, whole genome shotgun sequence DNA segment encodes these proteins:
- the LOC113026486 gene encoding E3 ubiquitin-protein ligase RNF182, with product MKDSAAETSGVEEGESHTLGQEHDLKMSCPQTEFEEKESPPPEELECKICYQRYNVHHRKPKILDCLHRVCARCLVKILDIADSAGCISCPFCRHQTEITEQEISALPDDVNIMSHLVMRDKSWNSDQNREVVLTPKSFSSSSPSRDSSNCLVITIMEVQRDSQHSPSQNGSSDVYAEQSLDSVSIGSNGPADQDALSKFCNHVPRILVWLLGFLYFGSLPLGIYLLVIQRVTLGIVCVSLVPSSLTVCLVYGFCQCLCQGMCDCSSRG from the coding sequence AACATGACTTGAAGATGAGCTGTCCTCAGACTGAGTTTGAGGAGAAGGAAAGTCCTCCTCCGGAGGAGTTAGAGTGTAAAATCTGTTATCAGCGTTACAATGTCCACCACCGGAAGCCTAAAATCCTGGACTGCCTTCACCGGGTCTGTGCCCGTTGTCTCGTTAAAATCCTGGATATTGCTGACAGTGCAGGCTGCATCTCCTGCCCCTTTTGCCGACACCAAACTGAGATCACTGAGCAGGAGATTTCAGCCCTGCCTGATGATGTTAACATCATGTCCCACTTGGTGATGCGAGACAAATCCTGGAATTCCGACCAAAACAGGGAGGTGGTCTTGACTCCAAAGAgtttctcctcctccagtcCATCTCGTGACTCATCCAACTGCCTGGTAATCACTATAATGGAGGTGCAGAGGGACTCACAACACTCTCCAAGCCAAAATGGCAGCTCAGATGTTTATGCTGAGCAAAGCCTGGACTCAGTATCTATAGGCTCTAATGGGCCAGCAGATCAGGATGCCTTGTCCAAGTTCTGTAATCATGTCCCACGCATCCTGGTCTGGCTTCTGGGTTTCTTATACTTTGGCTCACTTCCTCTTGGAATCTACTTGCTGGTGATTCAGAGAGTGACTCTGGGTATTGTATGCGTTAGCTTAGTACCATCAAGCCTGACAGTTTGCCTGGTCTATGGATTCTGCCAGTGCCTTTGTCAAGGCATGTGTGACTGCTCTTCCAGAGGATGA